The Gemmatimonadales bacterium genome contains a region encoding:
- a CDS encoding serine hydrolase yields MRWQIGLALALTLSWVASLSAQRSAGSRPAGPFAALDRYVPAALAAWDVPGAAIAIVRNDSIVYIKGFGVRELGLPAPVDSATLFAIGSNTKAFTATAAAMLVTDGRMAWDTPLTAYLPGFAVADPYATRQITLRDALAHRTGLARYESVWYGTGYSREDLLARLRYAEMEGGLRSGFGYNNLAYLAAGAAIGAAAGSSWDAVIAERILTPLGMASTSPVGAPLEQPGNVAAPHQRIGPTVRKVPVRNIDNVAPAGAIVSNVLDMAQWLRFQLANGSYRGQRLVSEDALRATRSAQVVMGGPVPGEPYQPLISAYGLGWVVSEYAGQSLVWHNGGIDGFMAEVRLLPGQNAGWVLLTNSYGTNLMPAISYRIADLLLGRPARDWSAEMLAAQRARPVRAPQEANMVTGAVPLLPLERYAGRYTDPLFGEVTVELRGDRLRLGYGPNFSGPLDHSLIHTFRVSWEGQTAVTLPGASVTFGVDAAARPIDVTISGLTTFRRVRP; encoded by the coding sequence ATGCGGTGGCAGATCGGACTGGCGCTGGCGTTGACGTTGAGTTGGGTTGCCTCGCTTTCGGCGCAGCGATCGGCCGGATCGCGGCCGGCCGGGCCGTTCGCGGCGCTGGACCGGTACGTACCCGCGGCACTGGCAGCCTGGGACGTGCCGGGCGCCGCGATTGCGATCGTACGCAACGACTCGATCGTCTACATCAAGGGGTTTGGCGTCCGGGAACTCGGCCTGCCGGCGCCAGTCGATTCTGCCACACTGTTCGCCATCGGCTCCAACACCAAAGCGTTTACGGCCACTGCCGCTGCGATGCTGGTGACCGATGGCAGGATGGCCTGGGACACGCCGCTGACAGCCTACCTGCCGGGTTTTGCGGTTGCTGATCCCTATGCGACCCGGCAGATCACGCTGCGGGACGCCTTGGCGCACCGGACCGGTCTGGCTCGCTACGAGTCGGTCTGGTACGGCACCGGTTACTCGCGCGAAGACCTGCTGGCCCGCCTCCGTTACGCGGAGATGGAGGGTGGCCTGCGCAGCGGCTTCGGATACAACAACCTGGCGTACCTTGCCGCCGGTGCGGCTATCGGCGCGGCTGCGGGGAGCAGTTGGGACGCTGTCATCGCCGAGCGGATTCTCACACCACTCGGCATGGCGTCGACCAGTCCGGTCGGGGCTCCGCTGGAGCAGCCGGGCAATGTGGCGGCGCCGCACCAGCGCATCGGCCCCACCGTGCGCAAAGTCCCGGTGCGAAACATCGACAATGTTGCTCCGGCGGGCGCGATCGTCTCGAACGTGCTGGACATGGCGCAGTGGCTGCGCTTTCAGCTCGCCAATGGCAGCTATCGCGGCCAGCGGCTCGTGAGTGAGGATGCCCTGCGGGCCACCCGCTCCGCGCAGGTGGTGATGGGTGGCCCGGTGCCCGGTGAACCGTATCAGCCGTTGATCTCCGCGTACGGCCTCGGATGGGTGGTGTCGGAGTATGCCGGTCAGTCGCTCGTCTGGCACAACGGCGGGATCGATGGCTTCATGGCTGAGGTGCGTCTGCTGCCGGGCCAGAACGCCGGGTGGGTGCTGCTGACGAACAGCTATGGCACCAACCTGATGCCGGCAATTTCGTATCGGATTGCCGACCTCCTGCTCGGGCGTCCGGCCCGCGACTGGAGTGCGGAGATGCTGGCTGCGCAGAGAGCGAGGCCGGTTCGAGCGCCGCAGGAGGCAAACATGGTCACCGGCGCCGTGCCGCTCCTGCCGCTCGAGCGCTACGCCGGTCGATACACCGACCCGCTCTTCGGCGAGGTGACGGTGGAGCTGCGCGGCGACCGTTTGCGGCTCGGGTACGGGCCCAACTTCTCGGGGCCGCTCGATCACTCGCTGATCCACACCTTCCGGGTATCCTGGGAGGGCCAGACCGCCGTTACGCTGCCCGGGGCAAGCGTCACTTTCGGGGTGGATGCCGCGGCGAGGCCGATCGATGTCACGATCAGCGGGCTGACGACCTTTCGTCGGGTCCGGCCGTAG
- a CDS encoding ATP-grasp domain-containing protein has product MSFPSGTLPVAVYYEHPDWFKPLFAELDRRGIPWVALDAAAHEYDPADLTRHYSLVVNRNSPSAYLRAHGQATFHTLNWLRHVERTGTPVVNGSAVYGLEISKAFQVEVLSELGLPVPRALVINHASRAASAAQRLRYPVVVKANIGGSGAGIVRFDSEAQLTEAVAAGRIDLGVDGTALVQELAPLSGGRITRVEVLDGKFLYAINVYPTGESFNLCPADICQTTEGRALDRTFCAADAPRTGMRVERADPPAHIIAQVERIARHVHLDIGGIEYLVDERDGEHYFYDINALSNFVADAPNVIGFDPFARFVDYLEVRAGLVARALGA; this is encoded by the coding sequence ATGTCGTTTCCATCGGGGACACTTCCCGTTGCGGTGTACTATGAGCACCCGGACTGGTTCAAGCCGCTTTTTGCCGAGCTCGATCGGCGCGGGATTCCCTGGGTTGCCCTGGATGCTGCGGCGCACGAGTACGATCCGGCCGACCTGACGCGCCACTATTCGCTGGTCGTCAACCGCAACAGCCCGTCGGCCTATCTCCGGGCCCATGGTCAGGCCACGTTCCATACTCTCAACTGGCTTCGTCACGTCGAGCGTACTGGCACTCCGGTCGTCAACGGCTCGGCGGTCTATGGGCTCGAGATCTCGAAAGCGTTCCAGGTCGAGGTCCTTTCCGAGCTCGGCCTGCCGGTGCCGCGTGCACTCGTCATCAATCATGCCTCCCGGGCAGCCTCGGCAGCACAACGGTTGCGGTATCCGGTGGTCGTCAAGGCCAATATCGGCGGCAGCGGCGCGGGAATCGTCCGTTTCGATTCCGAAGCCCAATTGACCGAGGCCGTCGCGGCCGGCCGGATCGATCTCGGTGTCGATGGGACTGCCCTGGTTCAGGAACTGGCTCCACTGTCCGGGGGGCGGATTACCAGAGTCGAGGTCCTCGACGGCAAGTTCCTCTATGCCATCAACGTCTATCCGACTGGAGAGTCGTTCAACCTCTGCCCGGCCGACATCTGCCAGACGACGGAAGGGCGGGCGCTGGATCGCACCTTCTGCGCAGCAGACGCACCCAGGACCGGGATGCGGGTCGAGCGGGCGGATCCTCCCGCTCACATCATCGCGCAGGTCGAGAGGATCGCCCGTCATGTGCATCTCGATATCGGCGGCATCGAGTATCTGGTCGATGAGCGCGACGGTGAGCACTACTTCTACGATATCAATGCACTGTCGAATTTCGTTGCCGACGCCCCGAACGTGATCGGGTTCGACCCGTTTGCCCGCTTCGTGGATTATCTCGAAGTGCGAGCGGGTCTGGTCGCACGGGCTCTGGGTGCCTGA
- a CDS encoding LLM class flavin-dependent oxidoreductase — MRFGYWLPVFGGWLRNVPDEGMDASWSYVSRLARRSEEIGFDLTLIAELFLNDIKGVNAPSLDAWSTAAALAAVTQRLELMVAVRPTFHQPAILAKQAAAIDHISGGRLALNVVSSWWADEARRYGVRFDQHDDRYARTAEWLAVVDGVWREPEFSFDGTYYQVEGTILEPKPVRRPRPPIYAGGESSAAKRLISQQCDAYVMHGDPIEVVSARIGELSALREAAGLPRLSFGMAAYAIVRDTEQEAARELERITNVTPGSPGYGNYRDWIANTQLERQVSLQDYSVSNRGLRAGLIGTPEQVAERIAAFEAAGVDLLLLQFSPQAEEMERFADQVIGRLSATPAGGGA; from the coding sequence ATGCGTTTCGGATACTGGTTGCCGGTGTTCGGCGGGTGGCTTCGCAACGTTCCGGATGAGGGCATGGATGCGTCGTGGAGCTATGTCAGCCGCCTCGCGCGCCGCAGCGAAGAGATCGGCTTCGATCTGACGCTGATTGCCGAGTTGTTCCTCAACGATATCAAGGGTGTGAACGCTCCCTCGCTCGACGCCTGGTCCACTGCGGCAGCGCTGGCGGCAGTTACGCAGCGGCTCGAGCTGATGGTTGCCGTGCGGCCGACCTTTCACCAGCCGGCCATCCTGGCCAAGCAGGCAGCCGCGATCGATCACATCTCCGGAGGCCGGCTGGCCCTCAACGTGGTCTCCTCGTGGTGGGCGGACGAGGCGCGACGGTACGGGGTGCGATTCGATCAGCACGACGACCGATACGCCCGCACCGCGGAGTGGCTGGCGGTGGTCGACGGGGTCTGGCGAGAGCCCGAGTTCTCCTTCGACGGTACCTACTATCAGGTCGAGGGAACGATTCTCGAACCCAAGCCGGTGCGCCGGCCTCGACCGCCGATCTATGCCGGCGGCGAGTCGTCGGCGGCGAAGCGTCTGATCAGCCAGCAGTGCGATGCGTATGTGATGCACGGCGACCCGATTGAGGTGGTCTCAGCCCGGATCGGTGAGTTGTCCGCGCTGAGAGAGGCAGCAGGGCTGCCGCGGCTGTCCTTCGGCATGGCCGCCTATGCTATCGTGCGCGATACCGAGCAGGAGGCGGCCCGGGAGCTGGAGCGAATCACCAACGTCACTCCGGGCTCGCCCGGGTACGGCAACTATCGCGACTGGATCGCCAATACCCAGCTCGAGCGTCAGGTGTCGCTGCAGGATTACTCGGTATCCAACCGGGGGCTGCGGGCGGGCTTGATCGGCACGCCGGAGCAGGTGGCGGAGCGGATTGCGGCCTTCGAAGCCGCAGGAGTCGACCTTCTGCTGTTACAATTCAGTCCGCAGGCAGAGGAGATGGAGCGCTTTGCCGACCAGGTCATCGGTCGGCTCAGCGCGACCCCCGCCGGGGGTGGTGCCTGA
- a CDS encoding NADH:flavin oxidoreductase/NADH oxidase gives MTSLFEPLAIRGVTLPNRIVVSPMCQYSSVSGFANDWHLVHLGSRAVGGAGLVLTEAAAVLPEGRISPEDLGLWDDEHVPFLARISAFIKQQGAVPGVQLAHAGRKASVYRPWHPVQGQLPTERGGWQVVGPSAVPFSDTYPTPVALDLAGLRAVVLGFGAAARRARQAGFEVLEIHAAHGYLLHEFLSPLSNQRVDEYGGSFENRIRLLGDVVAEVRRHWPDHLPLLVRISATEWVEGGWTLDDSVRLCQGLGEQGVDLIDCSSGGNVSGVRIPIGPGYQTGLSERIRRDANVRTGAVGLLTAPAQADHVIRTGQADLVLLARELLRDPHWPLRAARELGVRTSWPSQYLRAAPQGSTERPPR, from the coding sequence ATGACGAGTTTGTTCGAGCCTCTCGCGATTCGCGGTGTCACCCTGCCGAATCGAATCGTGGTGTCACCGATGTGTCAGTACTCGAGTGTCAGCGGATTTGCCAATGACTGGCATCTGGTCCATCTCGGCAGCCGAGCCGTCGGCGGTGCGGGGCTGGTGCTGACCGAGGCCGCAGCCGTTCTGCCCGAGGGCCGTATCAGTCCCGAGGATCTGGGGCTCTGGGATGATGAGCACGTCCCTTTCCTCGCGCGAATATCAGCCTTTATCAAGCAGCAGGGCGCGGTGCCCGGTGTGCAGCTGGCGCACGCAGGACGGAAGGCCAGCGTGTACCGCCCCTGGCACCCGGTACAGGGGCAATTGCCCACCGAGCGGGGTGGCTGGCAGGTGGTCGGCCCCAGCGCGGTGCCGTTCAGCGACACCTACCCGACACCCGTGGCACTGGATCTGGCTGGCCTCCGAGCGGTGGTGCTCGGCTTCGGCGCCGCCGCGCGTCGCGCCCGCCAGGCGGGGTTCGAAGTGCTCGAGATTCACGCGGCTCACGGTTACCTGCTGCACGAGTTCCTCTCGCCCCTGAGTAATCAGCGGGTCGACGAGTATGGCGGCAGCTTTGAGAACCGGATCCGCCTGCTGGGCGATGTGGTGGCCGAAGTCCGGCGGCACTGGCCTGATCACCTTCCCTTGCTGGTGCGCATCTCGGCGACGGAGTGGGTCGAAGGCGGCTGGACCCTGGACGACTCGGTACGGCTCTGTCAGGGCCTGGGGGAGCAGGGGGTCGACCTGATCGACTGTTCGTCGGGCGGCAACGTTAGTGGGGTTCGGATTCCGATTGGACCGGGCTACCAGACCGGCCTGTCTGAGCGGATTCGGCGTGATGCCAACGTTCGAACCGGTGCGGTCGGGCTGCTGACGGCGCCGGCGCAAGCCGATCACGTCATCCGCACGGGGCAGGCCGACCTGGTCCTCTTGGCGCGTGAGCTGCTGCGCGATCCGCATTGGCCGCTTCGCGCCGCTCGTGAGCTCGGGGTCAGGACCTCGTGGCCATCGCAATATTTGCGGGCGGCACCGCAGGGTTCGACTGAGCGGCCCCCGCGCTAA
- a CDS encoding DEAD/DEAH box helicase, which produces MPFSGLKLDRSLLTGLKELGYTRPTPIQTDAIPLALEGRDLLACAMTGSGKTAAFILPILHRLLSRPRGTTRALVLTPTRELAAQILENLNDMAVHTPLTAAAVFGGVGMGPQEHAFRVGVDVIVATPGRLLDHLRAPYAKLDRIEHLVLDEADRMLDMGFLPDIRRVLRHLPTKRQTMLFSATMPREIATLAREILSAPATINVERQAAPAVGITQAVYPVPQDRKAALLATLLQRDEMHEALVFTRTKHRADRLTKFLVREGIAAERIHGNRSQAQRTAALAGFKNGTHRVLVATDIAARGIDVEALGHVVNFDVPEVAEDYIHRVGRTARAEATGEAFTFVAPEEEGDLRRIEHAIGKRLPRVTLPDFDLTSRADAPLEVPLAQRIAEIRARKAEDRVRAKANAARREAVQRQQQSDRRAASSQREGSRWDAKSRSESSTGSGRNKRRPGGPRRPPTKGR; this is translated from the coding sequence GTGCCGTTTTCAGGTCTCAAGCTCGATCGCAGTCTGCTGACCGGTCTCAAGGAGTTGGGGTACACGCGCCCGACGCCGATTCAGACCGATGCCATTCCTCTTGCGCTGGAAGGGCGTGACCTGCTGGCGTGCGCCATGACAGGCAGCGGCAAGACGGCCGCCTTCATCTTGCCAATCCTGCATCGCCTGCTGAGCCGTCCTCGGGGTACGACCCGAGCGCTCGTGCTGACGCCAACCCGCGAACTGGCGGCCCAGATTCTCGAGAACCTGAATGACATGGCGGTTCACACTCCCCTCACCGCAGCGGCCGTCTTCGGTGGCGTCGGGATGGGGCCCCAGGAACATGCCTTTCGGGTCGGTGTCGACGTCATCGTCGCGACGCCGGGCCGTCTGCTCGACCACCTCCGGGCGCCATATGCCAAGCTCGATCGGATCGAGCACCTCGTGCTCGACGAAGCCGATCGGATGCTCGACATGGGCTTTCTGCCGGACATCCGCCGGGTGCTGCGCCATCTTCCCACCAAGCGCCAGACGATGTTGTTCAGCGCGACCATGCCCCGGGAAATCGCGACCCTGGCCCGAGAGATCCTGAGCGCGCCGGCCACCATCAATGTCGAACGGCAGGCTGCCCCGGCGGTCGGGATCACCCAGGCGGTTTATCCGGTACCGCAGGATCGAAAGGCGGCACTGCTGGCAACCCTGCTTCAACGTGATGAGATGCACGAAGCGCTCGTGTTCACGCGGACGAAGCATCGAGCCGATCGCCTCACCAAGTTCCTGGTGCGCGAGGGCATTGCGGCGGAACGGATTCACGGCAATCGGTCGCAGGCGCAGCGGACGGCGGCACTGGCGGGCTTCAAGAACGGCACCCATCGAGTCCTGGTAGCTACGGACATTGCCGCGCGGGGTATCGATGTCGAGGCGCTGGGCCATGTCGTCAATTTCGATGTGCCGGAGGTGGCGGAGGATTACATCCATCGGGTGGGGCGCACGGCGCGTGCCGAGGCAACCGGTGAAGCGTTCACTTTCGTGGCGCCGGAGGAAGAGGGCGACCTCCGACGCATCGAGCACGCTATCGGCAAGCGCTTGCCGCGGGTTACGCTGCCGGATTTCGATCTGACCTCGCGCGCGGATGCGCCGCTCGAGGTGCCGCTGGCGCAGCGGATTGCCGAGATTCGGGCCCGCAAAGCCGAAGACCGGGTTCGGGCCAAAGCCAATGCCGCGCGTCGCGAAGCGGTGCAGCGTCAGCAACAGAGCGACCGACGGGCCGCTTCATCTCAGCGAGAGGGCTCGCGGTGGGATGCAAAGTCGCGGTCGGAGTCGTCGACAGGTTCGGGCCGGAACAAGCGGCGGCCGGGCGGCCCCAGGCGTCCGCCAACCAAGGGGCGTTAG
- a CDS encoding DUF2207 domain-containing protein: MIVRLLLALAATLGGSIAASSPVTAQQRSLVLARFDAAITVRPTGELEITETIAARFTGVWNGIYRSIPVEYRTPSGFNWRIRLDLQSITNQDGEPLSYESSRERHYRKFKIWVPNAEDATRTVVIKYLVHGGLRFFDEHDELYWNITGDEWDVPIEAASARITLPHGASGIRATAFNGVYGATGRDAVVETRANQIRVTMPTALGFREGLTAVVGWDKGLVPEPTGTDRALAFLAANWPLLIPIPIFIAMLLTWRARGRDPAKLPVSVQYTAPEGLSPAEAGTLIDNRVDMRDITATMVDLAVNGHLRIEERKESKVFGLFERDDFVFHRLRTEGDRPGLRPHESRVLSGIFGGGESSVALSSLQNKFYSSLPGIRQSVYTELVRKKYYQRRPDSVQALWIGVGVIVGGLLAIVGSMISAAFDLTPVPFLIAGAISGIIIVGFGMVMPARTVAGARALERVLGFEEFLERVESDRLDRVGRTPELFERCLPYAMAFGVEKQWAKAFRDIYREPPTWYTGRSFTTFDAAAFSSRLSAMSSQAASTMSSSPRSSSGSGFSGGSSGGGGGGGGGGGF; the protein is encoded by the coding sequence ATGATCGTTCGACTGTTGCTGGCGCTGGCTGCCACGCTTGGCGGCTCGATTGCGGCCTCGAGTCCGGTCACGGCACAGCAGCGCTCGCTCGTCCTGGCCCGCTTCGACGCCGCCATCACGGTCCGCCCGACCGGCGAACTCGAAATCACGGAGACCATCGCGGCCCGCTTTACCGGGGTCTGGAACGGCATCTACCGTTCGATCCCGGTCGAGTACCGGACGCCGTCCGGCTTCAACTGGCGAATTCGCCTCGACCTCCAGTCGATCACCAACCAGGACGGCGAGCCGCTCTCGTACGAATCGAGCCGGGAACGTCACTACCGCAAGTTCAAGATCTGGGTGCCTAACGCCGAGGACGCCACCCGCACCGTAGTCATCAAGTACCTCGTTCACGGCGGCCTCAGGTTCTTCGACGAGCACGACGAACTCTACTGGAACATCACCGGCGACGAATGGGATGTACCGATCGAGGCCGCCTCGGCCCGGATCACCCTGCCGCACGGAGCGAGCGGGATTCGCGCCACCGCCTTCAATGGCGTCTACGGCGCGACCGGGCGCGACGCCGTCGTGGAAACGCGGGCGAATCAGATCCGGGTTACGATGCCCACCGCGCTGGGATTTCGGGAAGGGCTGACGGCGGTGGTCGGCTGGGACAAGGGCCTCGTGCCAGAGCCGACCGGAACCGATCGAGCGCTCGCCTTCCTGGCGGCCAACTGGCCCCTGCTGATTCCGATTCCGATCTTCATCGCCATGTTGCTCACCTGGCGGGCACGCGGGCGTGACCCCGCCAAGCTTCCGGTTTCCGTGCAGTACACGGCGCCGGAGGGGCTTTCGCCCGCTGAGGCGGGTACCCTGATCGACAACCGGGTCGACATGCGCGACATCACCGCGACGATGGTCGATCTCGCGGTCAACGGCCATCTCAGAATCGAAGAGCGGAAGGAGTCCAAGGTCTTTGGCCTGTTCGAGCGCGATGATTTCGTGTTCCATCGGCTCCGCACCGAGGGCGACCGCCCTGGATTGCGTCCTCATGAGTCGCGGGTGCTGAGCGGTATCTTTGGCGGCGGCGAATCCTCGGTGGCCCTCTCGTCACTGCAGAACAAGTTCTATTCGAGCCTCCCGGGCATCCGGCAGTCGGTCTACACCGAGCTGGTTCGGAAGAAGTACTACCAGCGTCGTCCGGACTCGGTGCAGGCGCTCTGGATCGGTGTCGGTGTCATTGTCGGCGGGCTGCTTGCCATCGTCGGCTCCATGATTTCGGCCGCCTTCGACCTGACCCCGGTGCCATTCCTCATTGCGGGCGCCATCTCCGGGATCATCATCGTGGGGTTCGGAATGGTGATGCCGGCGCGCACGGTGGCCGGAGCGCGCGCCCTCGAACGGGTGCTCGGGTTCGAGGAGTTTCTGGAACGGGTGGAAAGCGATCGACTGGACCGGGTCGGCAGGACGCCCGAATTGTTCGAGCGGTGCCTGCCGTACGCTATGGCGTTTGGCGTCGAGAAGCAGTGGGCCAAGGCGTTCCGTGACATCTACCGCGAACCGCCCACCTGGTACACCGGTCGCTCGTTCACCACCTTCGACGCCGCCGCCTTTTCGAGCCGGCTCAGCGCCATGTCCAGCCAGGCGGCGTCGACGATGAGTTCGTCGCCCCGGAGTTCGAGCGGCTCCGGGTTCAGTGGTGGATCCTCCGGCGGCGGCGGCGGGGGTGGCGGCGGCGGCGGGTTCTAA
- a CDS encoding LemA family protein: MGLALLATLVVVGVYVVVGFNGLTRLRLLADNAWSDIDVQLKRRHDLIPSLVATVQGHAGYEQSTLDAVVSARNRALAASGPASMAPAEADIAGAVKRILALAEAYPDLKAGESFLALQRSLTEIEEQVQQARRYYNAVVRDLNTSVAQFPSNLIAGVFRIQPREFFGLDTPAEGAAPRIALDP; this comes from the coding sequence TTGGGGCTTGCGCTGCTTGCCACGCTGGTCGTCGTGGGCGTGTATGTGGTGGTCGGCTTCAACGGCCTGACCAGGTTGCGCCTGCTGGCGGACAACGCCTGGTCGGACATCGATGTCCAGCTCAAACGCCGACACGACCTGATTCCGAGCCTCGTCGCGACCGTGCAGGGGCACGCTGGCTACGAGCAGAGCACCCTCGACGCCGTCGTCTCGGCCCGGAACCGAGCGCTGGCCGCATCGGGCCCGGCCTCGATGGCCCCGGCCGAGGCCGACATTGCCGGCGCGGTCAAGCGCATCCTCGCGCTGGCTGAGGCGTATCCCGACCTCAAAGCCGGCGAGAGCTTTCTGGCTTTGCAGCGCAGCCTGACGGAAATCGAGGAGCAGGTTCAGCAGGCCCGGCGGTACTACAACGCCGTGGTTCGTGATCTCAATACCAGCGTCGCTCAGTTTCCCAGCAACCTGATTGCAGGAGTGTTCCGTATCCAGCCTCGCGAGTTCTTCGGCCTCGACACGCCGGCGGAGGGCGCGGCTCCGCGGATCGCGCTCGACCCATGA
- a CDS encoding M20/M25/M40 family metallo-hydrolase → MKTVRAPVWFALALALAPGAAAQTFPTDDPVIRRIWAEGMTERSQVERLAQVLLDSIGPRLSGSPSFLASVDWVASVYRQWGITARKEQYGTWQGWRRGHTHVDLIAPRQRTLEATMLAWSPGTTRPVEGEVVLLPDVRDAEAFAAWLPSVRGKFVLWSPAELTCRPDENWERLARPETVARMKAAREANRRAWSDRMRRLGSGAGAAIEQAGAAGLLTTLWSAGWGVNKVFNAPTRQIPALDLSCEDYGLLFRLAQNNQGPRLRLDARSESLGEQPMFNLIGEIKGSEKPDEYVLLSAHLDSWDGASGATDNGTGTVMMMEAMRLLKAAYPTPKRTILVGHWGGEEQGLIGSRAFAEDNPKVVSGMQASFNQDNGTWRIDYIRMMGLTGAGAHFGRWLSQIPPEIESLIDLDLPGEPERGGSDHMSFLCEGAPAFRLQSNYPDYRQYTWHTNRDTYDKIVFDDLRNNATLAAMLAYLASEDPERVPRDRRVMPPGPDGRPQPWPACGQARRSFGGGSR, encoded by the coding sequence ATGAAGACTGTTCGCGCTCCCGTGTGGTTTGCACTTGCGCTCGCCCTGGCTCCGGGCGCCGCTGCTCAGACCTTTCCGACCGACGATCCGGTAATCCGCCGAATCTGGGCGGAGGGAATGACGGAACGCTCCCAGGTCGAGCGCCTGGCGCAGGTGCTGCTCGATTCGATCGGGCCCCGTCTTTCGGGGTCGCCGTCGTTCCTGGCGTCGGTCGACTGGGTGGCATCGGTGTATCGGCAGTGGGGTATCACGGCGCGGAAGGAGCAGTACGGCACCTGGCAGGGGTGGCGGCGCGGTCACACCCACGTCGATCTGATTGCGCCGCGTCAGCGCACCCTCGAGGCCACCATGCTGGCCTGGAGCCCCGGCACGACGCGACCGGTCGAAGGGGAGGTCGTGCTGCTGCCGGATGTGCGCGATGCAGAGGCGTTTGCGGCCTGGCTGCCCAGCGTGCGCGGCAAGTTCGTGCTCTGGTCGCCGGCTGAGTTGACCTGCCGGCCGGATGAGAACTGGGAGCGCCTGGCGCGACCGGAGACGGTGGCGAGGATGAAGGCGGCTCGCGAGGCCAACCGGCGGGCCTGGAGCGATCGGATGCGCCGGCTGGGGAGTGGGGCTGGCGCAGCGATCGAGCAGGCCGGCGCCGCGGGATTGCTGACCACGCTGTGGTCCGCCGGGTGGGGGGTCAACAAGGTCTTCAATGCGCCCACGCGCCAGATTCCGGCGCTGGATCTCAGCTGCGAAGACTATGGTTTGCTCTTCCGGCTGGCGCAGAACAACCAGGGTCCGCGACTCCGGCTCGATGCGCGCTCGGAATCGCTCGGTGAGCAGCCGATGTTCAATCTGATCGGCGAGATCAAGGGCAGCGAGAAGCCCGACGAGTACGTCCTGCTGTCGGCGCACCTCGACTCGTGGGATGGCGCCTCCGGAGCTACCGACAACGGTACCGGCACCGTGATGATGATGGAAGCAATGCGCCTGCTCAAGGCGGCCTACCCGACCCCGAAACGGACCATTCTGGTGGGGCACTGGGGCGGGGAGGAGCAGGGGCTGATCGGGTCCCGCGCGTTTGCCGAGGACAATCCCAAGGTGGTCAGCGGGATGCAGGCGTCGTTCAACCAGGACAATGGCACCTGGCGGATCGATTACATCCGAATGATGGGGCTGACCGGGGCGGGAGCCCACTTCGGCCGCTGGCTCAGTCAGATTCCGCCAGAAATCGAGAGTCTGATTGACCTCGACCTGCCGGGTGAGCCCGAGCGGGGCGGGAGCGACCATATGTCCTTTCTGTGCGAAGGGGCACCCGCCTTCCGGCTCCAGTCGAACTATCCGGACTATCGGCAGTACACCTGGCATACCAACCGGGACACCTACGACAAGATCGTGTTCGACGACCTGCGCAACAACGCCACCCTGGCGGCGATGCTTGCGTACCTGGCCTCGGAAGACCCTGAGCGGGTGCCTCGCGACCGGCGGGTGATGCCGCCGGGCCCGGATGGCCGGCCGCAGCCGTGGCCCGCCTGTGGCCAGGCGCGCCGGAGCTTCGGCGGAGGGTCGCGCTGA